From the Xylocopa sonorina isolate GNS202 chromosome 9, iyXylSono1_principal, whole genome shotgun sequence genome, the window AAGATGAAAGTTCAAAAAACAAAGTCTAGTGTACTTGAAAATATATATGTGTATGATCGATACAAAGAGCCAAATATTATGAAAATTGTTTTTCAATAGAACTTCAATTCATGTTTATTATTCTGGTTAATTATTTTATGTTATACGGTGTTGttagaaaatttaaaaataaaatacgtTTAAACTCAAAAAGTTTATTTATTTGTATATAATTTTTAAGCTTGTGCCGTTTTTTATCTCTGAAATGTAAATTTCATTTTACACTTACAAATTTCTAACTAATATATACAATAAGGTTAAACTTATTGAAATTCACCGTTTATCAAAAATTAACATCTATTAAAAAACAATTGAAATGACATCGAAGCCTTGTAAATCATAGTCTTAAACAAGGCGATCTTTATTATGCTATGTGTTAAATTGAATGTACTCCTTTACATCCAAAAAAGAGAAAGGCATTTGTTACATTCAAAactttatatattaatatatttcatAAATTTTAACAAATAACGAATTCAAATCAATCCACATTAACGCTTATAAAATATAAGTTCGTTTTCTAAAAAATAATTCGCAATCTTTATCGTAAATAGTAAATGATCACGTATATACAGAATTTATGAAAATATTGCATTTTTGACTTGCCTAAATGTCAAAACTTTGTTTAGTATTACAATTTCTTGTTATTTTTATTATGTACATTGACATGATTCTAATCATCTCCATAGTGTTATTAAAAAATACAACATTCTACACATAAGCACCTAATAAACATTTAAAATATACACTATTGTATATCAAAATTATCAATATCACATCAATATTGAATAGATTAGACTCATTTCCACTTCTAACAGAGTCAACAATTAAAGAACTTCATATCATTACTCTTCAAATTTTATGTTTTTATTAAAGATTATTAAATTTGTTCATTTATACAATAGCTGTTTCCTGTCCAGCTTAAAGACAGTACAATGGTCTGCAAGCAGATCTGCAACACACAGGCACAAATTTCCAATTACGAAAATATTTATAAACTATTCCCTGGATaaagtttaaaaaaaaagtaatttaaaaaaatggCATATCCAATAGGTACCTGTAGTTAAGGCTGGGTTTGGTGAAAGTTTGTGGGAAGATGAGGTCTACTTTCTAGTTTTGTATAATCCAAATGAAATTCCTTTGCTACTTTTCTCCAACTTTGCGCATCGAAATAATAATAAGTACCACGTTCATACGTTGATGTTTTCTCTACGAGTCCCAATCCTGGTGCTTGTGTTATCCAAACCTTTTCTTCCATATGATATCGCCACTCCCTACTATATCTTCGTAATTATATAAAAACACGTGTATTACAAAAAGTTCACTGTAATATCCAACAGGGAAACTTAGTAAGAAATATGCTTACAACTCCGCTGCCGCTGCTAATTGCAATACATCCCCAACATTTGTATAAAACATATAAAATAGTAGATCATCCTTATAACGATTTAATTTAACCGGCGCTAGCTTGTCTCTGAAATAAGCATAATATAAGTTTAAGAGCTATAAAAGGTAGTTTACAATGTGATAAAAATCGAGGTAATAAAATGAGGCACCTGATAGCGGCATTAATAAGATATTCTGGCGGTACGTGAAAATCGATGTCCTGAGGTCGACACGGTGTTTCTGCCCAAGGTCCGCCAAAATTTTGATAAAGACTCTCTGGCGAATTAAGATTTAATCCTAACGCAGTTAAATCTTGACCTAACGCCAAAGATACTAAATTCGGATCTGTTTCAGCTGCCCTAATAAATGTCAGTAAACCAACTATTCCAAATTGGTCTTTTACCATACTAGCTGGTATATTAGTCACCTTGCCTAGAAAAGATAATAAAAGTTGTACGAGGTATAAAAAGATGGCGTACATACAGCTTTAGATAGTAGATTCATTCTCTTAATTAtgaaaataattatattaaattggAACAGTTGATACCATCGGGAGATGTTTGTATGCCTCTTTTAGATGTCTGAGATTTTTCAGACCCAGGTGCTCTATTTGCCTGCAATACATCTTGTCCAATTTCAGGTCCAAGTCCAACAGGTATGTTTTTATCTCCAGAAACGCTACCACCCGGCGATGGCCCTTCTCTGTTTTGCGTTCCTGGTAGTGCTGGAAAATCTTCCGAACTCATTGTAAATTCACTTGATTCAGACGTTGGTTGTTTTACCATTCCAACTAAAAatcaataaatatatttatttaaaaaattgtacCATTCATGTGGATGCTTTCACTTGTTATAGATATATTACATTTATTGGAAaactaatattattatgttaATACAAACCATAAGGTTGTTTCCCTGGCATAGGACTAGGTTGCGGCATAGAATCACCCTGTCCTCTGTTTGTTAATGAAGGAAACTCAGACAGATCCAACAATGGAGGAGTACTTGTATCTCCACCTCCTCCACTGCCAAAAACAGAGTGAAAATTATTGATTTGAGATCCGTAATTACGACTTTGAGGTATTCCAAAAGTGCCCATGCTACCCATTGGATTCGAGGTTCTATAAATTTTCATTAACATATTCATTTTCCTTTTAAAGAGAATTACCATACAACAAGTATACAGAAAAATATACGATATCATAACGAATACTACTATAACACGACTGTCATAAcgaatacatagaaaataaatttTCTAACTACTCGGAGTGGGGAAACTAACCCAAGAGCAGGCATCGTACGTCTATCTGTAAAAGCTCTCTGCCCAAACAGTCCTCTGCTGCCCATAGGAGAGAGCTGCTGTTGTTGAGGTTGATGACTACTTTGTCCACCTCCTGCTCCTGATGCTCCAGGGTAAACGTTAGTAACTACTACCGCAGAGTTAGCTGAACTGGAAGTGCTTGCGGATGAGCCTGAGAACATGCCCGAGGTAGGTGTAACATGACCCATAAGGGTCGACGAATTTAAGCCCCCCCCACCACCCGTGCGCGATGTAAGGCTTGCGTTCGCAATACTGCGTGGTGGCTGCTCAAAGTTCAGGTTGGCCATAGCCTGGTGGCTTCACTACAAAGTACCTGCTAGGGCACACCAACACACTTTTATGTCAATTACCACAATCACTTGTTTTTTATCGTATCACTTCTAAGTTGTTCAATTTCATGGAATTGAGGAAAATCCATGACAACAAACGCCTAGTAGCAACCTGTAACGATGAGGTAAAGAGAACAATTTTTTAACACTGCTCGTAATTTATCAGTTTTCCTATCGTTAAGCTTGTTTTCATTCTTAAATCTCAACTGTAACTTATTTAATTGCTTTACCTCTTTATCACAGCACCACAGCAATGGTCATATCAAAATCGAAGACAGGAAATGAGAATGGACCTATTGGCAATTGAAGAATTTATTTTCATAAAGATCGCTATCCAAGTATAAAATATTTGTTTACTATTCAATTCGCTTATATCAACAGCTCGTTATACATTATATTATACTACAGCGTTAAAGAGAATCCGTactattttcaatttttatataTGTACACAGTGAATTAATTCTTTACATTCTATGAGCACACGATTCCCCCGATACGAATCGTTTTTATCAAGATTGATTTTGTCAGAAACTACAATGCTTCTGATAGTATCGAATCAGTTGCAAAGTAACAAGACTTTTACATAGCGTAATACATGGTGTTCCAAAACTTACAATTGCTAAGCTGTACACATTTTTTCATAGATACTTATAAGTTAATCTAAACATCGTTTCTCAAGTATTTCCTTTTCGTACACAGGCCTTTTGACGGAAGAAAAGAATTAATACGATACAACAGACCACAGTCTATGGTAACAACTTGTTATTCCAACCATTCCAGAAACTGACAATTTAATAACAGAACGAAAATAGTTTGGTAATCTCTGCTCCGGGGGATTTGTGCCAGTGCCTTAAGATTACGATTACTCTTTATTATACTAACACAGAAGACTTCGACAATTCTCGGAGGGAAACACTGAACGGAAACAGTCGGTGATTTTGACATTGTAAAGATAGAAATCAGAACAAGCACAAAGAAAGCAAAAGGTTATAACAACTATATGATCAAAATATTGAGGGAAAAATGGATCAAATTTGATTACCTATATTATCGTGCCCGTGTGTAAGTTAGCGCACAAAATAATCCGTCGAATTCATAATAAACAAAGTAAATCAGCGTAAAAAAAACACAAAAACGTCGATGTTGACTCGGGATCAGTGTAATAGGGGCAATGTTTTTTTTTCACTAATCACCGTCCCACGTGAGGCGAGGATTTTCACGTAAACGATCCGCTGGGAAAGATCAAACTCTCGTGCACATTGCGATATTTTCAACAAATAGACGTCTGTTTTCTCGCACAGTTTCACAAACTTAAACAATACTAGAGACACAAATTTCTGCCGTTAGAACCATTTCTACGATGCCAGTCAAATCAGACACCGAAATAACAATCGAACAGAGACTAAAAGTTCGTTCAAACTCGAACATTTATTCTGCATACGCAACGATAATACATGTCATTAATTTTACCACCAAAATTATTCTAATTATTTAACAAATACGTATTTCAATCGTGAATTTGACTAGCGAATTGTTTATCACAGTCTCTGGGAAGCATACTTTAAAAGTACATTGCACGTACTTGGAAAAAATAATTATCATCTTCGATATAATCAAGCGAAATGGAAAGTAAATTTGTCGATCTTATTAATTAAAGACGTCGAGAGAATATCTTGAACTATTCGTTTGTAAGTTTCACAGGTTTTTTTCGTGATTGATGTTAGCGTCGTAAAAAAATGTACAAAGTAAATCTCAGGTAATCTCGGATTTCTGTATGGTAACCCAATCAACTGTTCAGGATCATAGGGATTAACCGTAATACggttaaataaataattaattgatACATTGACAATTTACGTATGTATGTAATTAATCATACAAAtggaaaatatttaatattttatataattgcaGCGTTAAAAGCGAGTACCTGTTATTTTGCTATAAGTATAACGTACGCGATTGCTGAAGAAAGATGAGACTTTATTAAATGAAAGAAATTAAGGTATATACTCATATTCATCGTGAATGAAACGAAAAAAATAAACGATTACATTTCAGACACGTGGTATATAATACAAAGTATATTTTTGGAAAATTTAATAGACATTTGGTATCCATTTCTTTTCTGATATTTAAGCTTGCtttttttcttattatatagatacttttctctctatctctctctctttccatttactgttattttatataaattgtaAAAATAGCTTGTCTCTTCTTTACTTATTTAAATACAATTAAAATTACTGTACAGCATTTGTTTTGTAACAAAATATGCGCTGGTACGTGTATACGATTCATCAATGCCTATTTTATCGTATTTTTATATACAAGTTCGAAACGAAGAATGTCTAATATGTAAAAGAACAGTtcgaaattttatttaattgtatTAAGAAAGATATGCAGAAATTTATGATAGTTTGGTACGTCGAGTTTCGAGTATAAAAATTTTCGTTttatcgtttacatttcaaaatatcgtctctctctctcgatactGTATAAACATTATACCTACATACGTACACTGCTGGGTGTTATTAGAAGCATATGGTTCGTGGCTAAGTAAAAATTAAGTTTTTCTGATCGTGTTTTATAAAAGTTTTATATACAAGTGAGATTGAACAATAAACATTCTGAACAGGTTGCTTATCGGGATATTAACAAGACGAAAGATTATTTACCCGAGGGATTGAATAGAGGAAATAAAAATAGGTGTAATAAAGTGAAAAATGGCATTAATTAGAAGAGCAACTCATGCTGGTAGTTGGTACGCAGGCTCTGGTAAGTATTATTTAAACTATCGGTtcgatttatttattattctgatCATTCGTATTTGTAACTTTTTGATAGTCATTCGTTATGTTCTCCACGATTTCCTATGGACTCGTTGTTGTGTACATCGTGACAGTTCCATAGGTGTTGATAAATAATCGCAACTCTGCACACCTGAAatctgattttttttttttaatgaaagttACATgatattatttaaattaatattatctGTAACATTTGTTAATAGTTACTTTTGCTACGAGACCAATTTTGTTGCATCTCAAGCAATTCCCAAGATAATGTACATTTTATTTGTTCTTCGATAGATTATGTGTGTAGAAATTTGTATTATCATTcgtttgattctttaatttatgtTTAAGGAAAAAAAATTCATTCTTTTACATCCTTCGTACATCTATTATATGAGGTTATAATTTCTTGTTAAAATATTCACTTGTTCCGTTAAGATTACAATATTCTGTTGCATTAATTTCTATTTTGTCATTTCTGCATACAAGTATCTTGAAACTATTTAACGTATAATTATATCTATGTGTTttgtttaaataaataatattacgTGGTATTTTAAAATACTCTACATTTGAATATTTTGTATACAGGTTTGGAGTTAAATAAGCAATTAGAAGGTTGGTTGAGTGCGGCAGACTTGTCACATGGACCTGCTAGGGGGATTATTGCCCCGTCAGtaattaaaatgcattagaataaTTTCTGATTAGATAACGAAAAACTTTTATTCAAATACAAATAAAATTTCACAGACATGCAGGTTACAGCTATTGTGGAGCATGTGCTGGTTTTGCATACCGCCAGATTAGTCCTGTAGTTGTGTAAGTTTTTTTAAGGTGAAATGCTATATAATGTTGTACAAGTCGGTGTTTAGTAAGATAACGCAATGTGTGTGTCTCATTGAATTCAGTAAAATTATTTAAGTTCAGCATATATTCCTAATTTATATAGTATTTAATAATTGTACTTCTAAATTCTTATTTACGTCTTACATTCTGTGCAAATTTTGTAAGAACATAACTGACCAAACGGACTAATAGTTTATGGTTTATAATTACGTTTGTTTAATATTTTTCTTGCACTGTTGAATTGAATATAAAAACATGAGTTTGCATGTATTGTACCACTAAGGGCCAAGTATCCAGGTGTTTGAATCCAAGCGGATCATTGTGCCTAGAAAAACATatctttatataattttatattattttatactaTCAAAACTTTACAAAAAGTTAAATATTTCGATAATATATTTTGTTAATGTCCatacaaatatatttttaatttactaCATTATTTTAGATTTTTACACAtaagacattctatatttatatGTAAAGTTTATATTTATTACGCAACAAAAtgatttactttttgtaaatttATAATTCAATGTATTATCGATTGTAAATTATGTAATTATATGTTTGTgtacaaaaataaaataattagttacgtttataaatttttatttatttatactcTTTATATTCAGCTTAAACAAAAGATGAAATAACACGTAATATGTTATTATTATGTAGGCGCAGGATTTTTATTCTTGGCCCGTCTCATCATGTCAGATTAGCAGGCTGTGCACTTTCTTCTGCTTCAATTTATCAAACTCCATTATATGATCTACATATTGACCAGCAAGGTATACGTTATAATCGATGACGATCTtttacttttctttctttttaaatGTGATTTAATTAAGTTATTGATCCAAATTGCTATAAAAGACTAGTTCAAATGTAAGTTTCTGTGTGACAGTGTACAGAGAACTTGAAGAAACGAGACACTTTGAATGGATGGATTTAAATACAGATGAAGAAGAACATAGTATTGAAATGCAATTGCCATTTATTGCAAAAGTTATGGAAgggtacatatacatatatacatatacgttatttatttataaatgttattttaaaaaaatatttatatatatatatatagctacTTCTCTTTCTATCATTAATTTACTATGAATTTCTAATTATAAATTTTATGCCAATATAGATTTAAAGATTCTTTCACGATAATTCCTATTCTGGTTGGTTCGCTAAGTCCAGAAAGAGAAGCGCTCTATGGAAGAATACTAGCACCATATATGGCCGATCCACAAACACTATTTATTATATCTTCGGATTTTTGTCATTGGGGACAGCGGTTTCGTTATACCTATTACGATAGATCATGTGGTCCTATTCATAGATCTATTCAAAATCTTGACAAAATGGTACATAAAATCAACATATAAAGTTCttgtttattttttatatatttctttttcccATTACTTATCACATGCAGTcttgatttattttatttatacaaAAATCCATAGGGTATGGACATCATAGAAACGTTGAACCCAACAATGTTTACTGATTACCTTAAAAAATATGGTAATACAATATGTGGCCGACATCCTATTAGTATCCTTTTACAGGTAATGTGTGTATAAATTTTACAGGTAATATATTTTCTGACCTCTATATGTAAATAGCTGCTTAAaacatattatatttaataatgcTTAATACATATATTTTCCAGTAAATTTCAATTAATTATAATAGTTTTGCAATAATGACTCGTGTAATATGATATCATTTTTAAtgctataattaatattttaacagGCGATTCATAGTTTAAAAGGAAATACTAACGGCCAAAGAATGAACTTGAAGTTTCTTAAGTATGCTCAAAGCAATCAGTGCAATAACATGAATGATAGTTCTGTTAGTTATGCCAGTGCTTCCTTGGTCCTTGAGTGATaaagtacatatatgtatatgcgtatatatgtatatataaagtatatgtacatacatatatatttaataacatTATTGTCAGTGAAAAAATTTACAAAAGggaagaaaatattaaaaagaaCGGCAGTAATAATAATCTACTAATGATAAAGATGCAATAGCGCATCTATATTATGATTTTTTTGAACATTTTGTTTTAAATTTAAACAAAGGAAGAACACTCAACATCAAGCTACAACTGATTGTACTGTGTGGAGTTTCCTTAATTGTGTGAGGAAAAATATATTGATATTTGTAATGAATGTGATGAGTAGAAGTGTATTATTATCAAATTATTTGTTTCAAAACTGTTTCGGTTTATTACTTACAAGAAATAATCAGTACTTCCAAATTTTTATTCTGGAAGGAGCTTAAGTATTTCTTTGCTTTGATTAGTCCTACAGTTGCagaaatgatattatataaagTGCATTTTTTTATATACACTGAAAAGGCAGAAAGTTCAATCTATTGATGAAAAAGGGAAAGATTCAATCTATCAAAGTAAAACTATTTAAATAttaacacacatacacacacgcatacatacatacacgcGCACACACTTATCTGGAAAACTTTATTtaaatcttaaaaattagaaaattattttGTAACGTTTAACAGGTTTTCCTTTATTACTAGGACAATAAACATTAAGGAAGATAAAGAATAGAAAATACTTTGACACCGATTGCATTATTTATCTCAGGGATATGTATaagtataaaataaaaagaaattagaGCTAAAAAGCATCTCTTCTAGATCATTAGAATGAACAGTCTGCACTGGTCAATAATGTGCAACTTAATCGTGTCCTCTTTGAAACAAAGCAATGAAATGATCTCATATCCTTCCTATCCTATACTATCTTGTTATTCCTCATTAGTGTAAgaaattataaataaatattgtattGTTACATTATCAGTGTGAAGAAGGATCACTgtgaaaaaaatatgtatacaaTATATTAAACTATTATCgatattcttttatttttaaagaAGTGCTAATATGTTAGAATAAAacattttttttaatcaaattgtATGTATAATCTATGAGACTCGTTTTGTAATAAAGTGAACTAACGTTTATTATGTTAGATATAATGTTATTTGTTATTCTCGATATGCATTTTTATGTGATGCTAACTGATCCTTTGCATGTTATTTCTCTTTATCTCTATACATTAAGCTAAGATTTACACTTGCGTGAAAAATAGGATCGATTCATATACATCTCCAAAGGAAAAAATGAACAGACATATACTTAAAAATTATATACAAACATATATTTAATTACAACGCTCGTAATCATTGAAAAACATGATTGAAATAATAATACGAGTTTTATCAAAATATTTTTGTATATTTACTTACTTTAAAAAAATAACACAAATTTTGCTAAGTTGAATCACATTTGTATTAacttattacatttatttctatACTATACTGTTGATCTAATCCTATATAACAATCGGACATCAAATAAAAAGTTAAAGTTGATGGTCCtgaaaaaagaaataattttcgTTTAAGAATTAAGGAATCTTGATGCTATCTACAATAATACCAGTGTATGACGAAAACAAAGCAAATTTTACCTAATTCTGATGGTGCCGTGAATTGTAATTGATGACATTTACGTTGCTCATTTATTCCATATACACGTTTTAGTGCTAATAATTCATTGCGATCAATATTACCTAAAATTAAAAACCAAGCTTCATCTTTCCCCTTTTGAAACATAGGACAGTGTGCTTTCAAATTATTATTAGATTTATTCTTTCTTCTCATTCCAATATTTAGTATGTAATCTTGGTCTTTATGTACATCTATACAATCAGAACTCGCAAGTTTTAGCGATATAagcttctcttctttttctatttCATCAATATTTTCTAAACTTAAATCAATGCACATTATCGGCATTTCTCTCATTACTTGATGTATCtagaaaaatattaaaattattaaattaatatcgTATCACTCTACATATTCGAAAGTTCCGATTAAAACTGATAAATATTCAATTTGATGTATTTACCTGATACATTTGTTCTTCCTGAAATTCTTTACCAAGTACGCTTGCAAACAGGCTATATTTATTgtacatgataaaacataattttGGAAGATATGGTGAAAAATTTGAAAATAATTGCAGATGTTCCGAACTTATATGTGGCAATGTTGTAATTGCAGATTCATCAATCCAACGAGCTtgaataatcatttgaagtagattTATTATTGTTAACGTACTTGATAACCATCCGTTCTCAGCGACTGCATCCACCATAGCCTGAAAGTGAAGATGtaagaatattaattataaCATGCAACTAAAATGATATAATGTCCTTTTAATTATACATACTTGAATAATCCTAATCGACTGATCGAGAACTGATTTTAGGTCAGTAATATAATCTACACATGGTAAAGGCAGTCTTGAAAAATGTGCTTGAAGTAACAAAAATGCTTTTGTATGTGGAGAACTGTATGAATAGTTGTCTACTTGGTAACGACACATTTTGCTTAATTCCCTATTTAACAATTAAACATATTATAAGAATAATTAAGATTGTATAACATGTTCTTTCCTTTATTGTTAGAAATGGTACTTTACTCGTTCAATAACTCCTCATCGTGTCGTACTGGTAGTTCACTATATTCATGAGAATTGCATAAAATATGTAGACATTGTTCCAGTGCAAGAGAGTCCTGTAGCGATTGCTTAAACATCAGCATGGTATGATGTGATAAGTAATAGAACGATGCTATTTTACCCATTGGAAGTGGGTATAGAGTTTGTTCTTCCTAGAATCAATAAGAGTAATCGTAATTGTCTTATATACCAGGTAAGACGAGAATAGAACTTGAATTTCCTTTCTGCATACCTCATCGAAGTCAACACAGTGCGAGTCCATTAACACTTTTAATGTATCATTCACTAGAGAAGATAAATACTGGTTAATTGTGTGAGGTTCTAAAGCAGTTAGATCATAATATCTGGGATTCTTCATTAATCTCCTAAAGAAGTAGGTCCACGTTAAATAATCTAATAATTCTTGTTTGTTTTTAATTGTACTGGCGACAATTTCAGCGTTTATATGATCCGGCAAGACCGCCAGTAAACTTGATTCCACTGGAAATGGTTGATGTAGGAACTTCTTGTagaaattttttttcaaatcaTGTACAAAAACCACTGCCACTCCAGAATTATCGAACTGAGGTCTGCCAGCGCGACCCATCATTTGAAGTACGTCTGTAATCGGCATATCAACATAACGATGTTGTTTACCGTCATAATATTCTGTTCCTTTTATTACAACTAAGTGAGCAGGAAAATTTACTCCCCAAGCCAAGGTGGCTGTTGTAATCAACACCTAAAAATGATACTTTTCATTAAATATCTGAATACTTAGAAATTGTTTTTGGATAAATAAGTAATGGAACTTTGTTACTACTTTAAATAGATACCTGAATTTTATTATTGACAAACAGTTCTTCAACGATTTGTCTATCTCTTTCTTGAAGACCAGCATGATGAAGTCCGATTCCAAAAGCAAGCGTAAGTTTTAAATTCGAGTCTCGTATGTGATCTAAAATGCTATTCATTTCTTCGTCGAGCATATGTAGCCACTGTTTAGGATTATCCTCTGCTGCGAGGTATGCAATTAAATCTAACGCAGTTAAACGCGTCTGTCGTCGCGACGAAACAAACACTAAAGATGGACTAGATGGTGCGTGTTGTCTAATCGCTTGAAATGTTGGTCTGTTCATTGTAGCCATTCGAGGGCAATAATTCTTCCCTGGAAATCCGTTTATATGGATCTCCAATGGTACAGGCCGTACGGACGGACGAAAATTGTACAGACCCATCTCTCCGATACCAAGCCAATTGGCTAAATCCACTGCGTTGGCCAATGCTGTAGAAAGCCCAATGACTCttaatttcttcaaagtatgAGAGGAGATGAAATTAGTTCTTGAGATAATAACTTCTAACACAGGACCACGATCTTCCCCTAATAGATGAATCTCGTCTATAATGATAAGTGCAACATTTTTCACGTAAGTTCTCGTTTGCCAACTTCTGCTGATACCATCCCATTTCTCTGGCGTGGTCACTATAACGCTCGCGTTTCTTATCATCTTTATATCCGGCGATACATCTCCAGTTAACTCTACCACTCTCTTTCCCAGTTGCTCTTCGAGTCTGACTTTCCAATCTTTTATTCGTTCCCTGACCAAAGCTTTCAAGGGTGCAATATACACAATTTTTTGCATGGGATACTGTTTGAACACCCTAAACATAGCAATCTCCGCAGCGATCGTCTTTCCTGAACCAGTAGGAGCTCCTAGCAGAACATTATTATCTGTATGATACAAACAATGAAAGATTTGCGTCTGTATTGGATTAAAGTGAGAGAATTTATATAGATTTTCAAATGATGGCTCTTTCAATGCCTTTACCGGTAATGGTTCCAGTTCTAACAGATCGGTGTGCGGTGGGTATACTTCAGGTAAAATTAAATCATGAAATGTCAGAGGTAGCATATTTTCACAACCCAACCAGCGATCACTTGTTGCTCTTACTATGTATTGGCTAGGTAATGGTTCGTTCAGTGGTATAGTCATCACGAGTTCTTGTTCCAGATTGTTATAAACCATCTTTCTT encodes:
- the Rga gene encoding CCR4-NOT transcription complex subunit regena isoform X2, giving the protein MANLNFEQPPRSIANASLTSRTGGGGGLNSSTLMGHVTPTSGMFSGSSASTSSSANSAVVVTNVYPGASGAGGGQSSHQPQQQQLSPMGSRGLFGQRAFTDRRTMPALGGGGGDTSTPPLLDLSEFPSLTNRGQGDSMPQPSPMPGKQPYVGMVKQPTSESSEFTMSSEDFPALPGTQNREGPSPGGSVSGDKNIPVGLGPEIGQDVLQANRAPGSEKSQTSKRGIQTSPDGKVTNIPASMVKDQFGIVGLLTFIRAAETDPNLVSLALGQDLTALGLNLNSPESLYQNFGGPWAETPCRPQDIDFHVPPEYLINAAIRDKLAPVKLNRYKDDLLFYMFYTNVGDVLQLAAAAELYSREWRYHMEEKVWITQAPGLGLVEKTSTYERGTYYYFDAQSWRKVAKEFHLDYTKLESRPHLPTNFHQTQP
- the LOC143427025 gene encoding protein MEMO1-like isoform X1 — its product is MALIRRATHAGSWYAGSGLELNKQLEGWLSAADLSHGPARGIIAPHAGYSYCGACAGFAYRQISPVVVRRIFILGPSHHVRLAGCALSSASIYQTPLYDLHIDQQVYRELEETRHFEWMDLNTDEEEHSIEMQLPFIAKVMEGFKDSFTIIPILVGSLSPEREALYGRILAPYMADPQTLFIISSDFCHWGQRFRYTYYDRSCGPIHRSIQNLDKMGMDIIETLNPTMFTDYLKKYGNTICGRHPISILLQAIHSLKGNTNGQRMNLKFLKYAQSNQCNNMNDSSVSYASASLVLE
- the Rga gene encoding CCR4-NOT transcription complex subunit regena isoform X1; the encoded protein is MANLNFEQPPRSIANASLTSRTGGGGGLNSSTLMGHVTPTSGMFSGSSASTSSSANSAVVVTNVYPGASGAGGGQSSHQPQQQQLSPMGSRGLFGQRAFTDRRTMPALGTSNPMGSMGTFGIPQSRNYGSQINNFHSVFGSGGGGDTSTPPLLDLSEFPSLTNRGQGDSMPQPSPMPGKQPYVGMVKQPTSESSEFTMSSEDFPALPGTQNREGPSPGGSVSGDKNIPVGLGPEIGQDVLQANRAPGSEKSQTSKRGIQTSPDGKVTNIPASMVKDQFGIVGLLTFIRAAETDPNLVSLALGQDLTALGLNLNSPESLYQNFGGPWAETPCRPQDIDFHVPPEYLINAAIRDKLAPVKLNRYKDDLLFYMFYTNVGDVLQLAAAAELYSREWRYHMEEKVWITQAPGLGLVEKTSTYERGTYYYFDAQSWRKVAKEFHLDYTKLESRPHLPTNFHQTQP
- the LOC143427025 gene encoding protein MEMO1-like isoform X2 encodes the protein MALIRRATHAGSWYAGSGLELNKQLEGWLSAADLSHGPARGIIAPHAGYSYCGACAGFAYRQISPVVVRRIFILGPSHHVRLAGCALSSASIYQTPLYDLHIDQQVYRELEETRHFEWMDLNTDEEEHSIEMQLPFIAKVMEGFKDSFTIIPILVGSLSPEREALYGRILAPYMADPQTLFIISSDFCHWGQRFRYTYYDRSCGPIHRSIQNLDKMGMDIIETLNPTMFTDYLKKYGNTICGRHPISILLQVMCV